A genomic segment from Clostridium pasteurianum BC1 encodes:
- a CDS encoding nitroreductase family protein translates to MDTIRAIEQRRSIRKFKGNLIPVETIEKLLELATKAPSARNRQPWRFVVLQGDKKDKLVEIMINAAKDYREKNKDFGSLELSANSIKEASTVVLVFNALSNTEKDYNHHKLLVDTQSIGAAIENMILAAEDIGLATLWICDIFYCGKEICNWLDRKEELAAAVAIGYRNQAPHERPRKDWREVTDW, encoded by the coding sequence ATGGATACTATAAGAGCAATAGAGCAGAGAAGAAGTATAAGAAAATTTAAAGGTAATTTAATTCCAGTGGAAACTATAGAAAAATTATTGGAATTAGCTACTAAAGCACCTTCCGCAAGAAATCGCCAGCCTTGGAGATTTGTTGTGCTGCAGGGAGATAAAAAGGACAAATTAGTAGAAATCATGATTAACGCTGCTAAGGATTATAGGGAAAAAAATAAAGATTTTGGAAGTCTTGAACTCAGCGCTAATTCAATTAAAGAAGCATCAACTGTAGTTTTAGTGTTTAATGCCCTTTCCAATACGGAAAAAGATTATAACCATCATAAATTGCTTGTAGATACTCAATCAATAGGTGCTGCTATTGAAAATATGATTTTGGCAGCAGAGGATATTGGATTAGCTACACTTTGGATTTGTGATATATTTTATTGTGGCAAAGAAATATGCAATTGGCTAGATAGAAAAGAAGAACTTGCAGCTGCAGTGGCCATAGGATATAGAAATCAGGCTCCTCATGAAAGACCACGCAAGGATTGGAGAGAGGTTACGGATTGGTAA
- a CDS encoding 7-carboxy-7-deazaguanine synthase QueE, translated as MPQRTYIKEIFKSIQGEAEYVGYEQIFVRFIGCNIKCNYCDTDIDRCEEVTVYKNWDSKDYKTLRNPLDSAGLIKIIKELDAEERVHSISLTGGEPLINIDFLKEFLPEFKKVCSTKVFLETNGILHEELHSIAKYVDIVSMDLKLASYLRNRENFIPQHSEFLNECIENNIATYVKIVLDDNFSLEELNNYLDVVEPYKHKVNVYIQPMMDGDKMLISSQKLKLAFDCCREININVRIIPQIHKMLCLN; from the coding sequence ATGCCGCAAAGGACATATATAAAGGAAATATTTAAGTCTATACAGGGAGAAGCAGAGTACGTAGGCTATGAGCAGATATTTGTGAGATTTATAGGTTGCAATATAAAATGCAATTATTGCGACACAGATATAGATAGATGCGAAGAAGTAACTGTATATAAAAATTGGGACTCAAAGGATTATAAAACATTGAGAAATCCACTAGATTCAGCTGGACTTATAAAGATTATAAAGGAGCTTGATGCTGAAGAAAGGGTTCATTCTATTAGCTTAACAGGTGGAGAGCCCTTAATTAATATAGATTTTTTGAAAGAGTTCTTACCTGAATTTAAGAAAGTCTGCAGCACTAAAGTATTCCTAGAAACTAATGGAATTTTACATGAAGAGCTTCACAGCATAGCAAAATATGTAGATATTGTTTCTATGGATTTAAAACTGGCAAGCTATTTAAGAAATAGAGAAAATTTCATACCACAGCACAGTGAATTTCTAAATGAGTGCATAGAAAACAATATAGCAACTTATGTAAAAATAGTTTTAGATGATAACTTTAGTTTAGAAGAGTTGAATAATTATCTAGATGTAGTTGAGCCTTATAAGCATAAGGTGAATGTTTATATTCAGCCTATGATGGATGGAGATAAAATGCTTATAAGCTCTCAAAAGTTAAAACTTGCTTTTGATTGCTGCAGAGAAATAAATATAAATGTAAGGATAATTCCACAGATACATAAGATGCTGTGTTTGAATTAG
- a CDS encoding multidrug efflux MFS transporter: MKIWKRNLIVCWFGTFVTLIGMSQIAPIMPLYIKQLGIHNTSQIEQIAGIAFGITFVVSAIFSPIWGYAADKFGRKPMLLRASLGMAIVVGSMGLAQNVYELIGLRILQGVITGYSTACTTLIATQTEKKHAGWALGVLSTAFVSGSLLGPLLGGYLDEFLGLKFTFFLTGGLMLVAFFTTLFFVKENFVPSEKKKVESTKEVWRQLPNSKIILTLFVSSFILQFAYYSIEPIITVYIGQLSRNLNHIALISGMAFSASGLASIIAAPRLGKLSDRIGPQKVVLGALILAGIIFIPQAFVKNPWQLMALRFGLGIATAGLSPSINTLLKKITPERLTGRIFGFNISAYYMGTFTGSVVGGQIASRLGIKYVFFITSALLFFNVVWVYKGVYEKLKNYSSADQADIAVDEEANGETAHRTA; the protein is encoded by the coding sequence TTGAAAATTTGGAAAAGAAATTTAATAGTATGCTGGTTTGGAACCTTTGTGACCCTTATAGGTATGAGTCAGATTGCTCCTATAATGCCTCTTTATATAAAGCAGTTAGGGATTCACAATACCTCTCAAATCGAGCAAATAGCTGGAATTGCCTTTGGGATTACCTTTGTTGTGTCTGCAATTTTTTCGCCTATTTGGGGCTATGCAGCGGATAAGTTTGGACGAAAGCCTATGCTTTTACGTGCCAGTTTAGGTATGGCTATTGTAGTAGGGAGTATGGGACTTGCACAGAATGTGTATGAACTCATTGGTCTTAGAATACTGCAGGGAGTTATAACAGGTTACAGTACTGCCTGTACTACATTAATAGCAACTCAAACAGAAAAAAAACATGCAGGTTGGGCTCTAGGAGTGTTATCTACGGCTTTTGTATCCGGTTCATTGCTTGGACCACTGCTGGGAGGATATCTGGATGAGTTTTTAGGACTAAAATTTACTTTTTTTCTTACTGGTGGATTAATGCTCGTTGCATTTTTCACAACCCTATTCTTTGTAAAGGAAAACTTTGTTCCATCTGAAAAGAAAAAAGTGGAGAGTACAAAAGAAGTTTGGAGACAACTGCCAAATTCTAAAATTATATTAACCTTATTTGTGAGTTCTTTTATTTTACAATTTGCATACTATTCTATAGAACCTATAATAACCGTTTATATAGGCCAGTTGTCCAGAAATTTAAATCATATTGCTCTTATTTCAGGCATGGCATTTTCAGCCTCAGGCCTTGCAAGTATTATAGCTGCGCCAAGACTCGGAAAGCTTTCTGATAGGATAGGACCTCAAAAGGTAGTACTGGGAGCTCTTATTTTGGCTGGAATAATATTTATACCACAGGCATTTGTAAAAAATCCATGGCAGCTTATGGCCTTGCGTTTTGGACTAGGAATTGCAACAGCAGGTTTATCACCATCTATTAATACTCTCTTAAAGAAAATAACTCCAGAGAGACTTACAGGAAGAATATTTGGATTTAATATATCTGCCTATTATATGGGAACCTTCACCGGGTCTGTAGTTGGTGGGCAAATTGCCTCTCGTTTAGGAATAAAATATGTATTTTTTATAACAAGTGCACTTCTATTTTTTAATGTTGTATGGGTTTACAAAGGAGTATATGAAAAATTGAAAAATTATAGTTCAGCTGACCAGGCAGATATTGCTGTAGATGAAGAGGCTAACGGGGAAACAGCTCATAGAACGGCCTAG
- a CDS encoding glycerophosphodiester phosphodiesterase translates to MVKELVNIIFTVISEVGDITVVKSLNIAHRGFSGRYPENTMIAFQKAVEAGSDGIETDVHITRDGEIVVCHDEKVDRTTNGQGFIKDLTYHEIKNLHAGVNFGGEFENSTIPNIDEFLDYVKDKNLLINIELKNGIIEYDNLEKRIIEKIYEYKLKDNLILSSFNHYSMVKVKELDNSIKTGLLYAANLYKVEEYAKKLGADAVHPYFPSVMKEDIVKNIKNSKIAINTYTVNEEEDMKRLIELDIDGIITNYPDVLGRLIKEADKNS, encoded by the coding sequence ATGGTAAAAGAATTGGTTAATATTATTTTTACAGTAATTAGTGAGGTAGGGGATATAACTGTGGTTAAAAGTTTAAATATAGCTCATAGAGGGTTTAGTGGAAGATATCCTGAAAATACCATGATAGCTTTTCAAAAAGCAGTAGAAGCTGGTAGTGATGGAATTGAAACAGATGTGCATATTACAAGAGACGGAGAAATTGTAGTATGTCATGATGAAAAAGTAGATAGAACTACAAATGGACAGGGCTTTATTAAAGATCTTACCTACCATGAAATAAAAAACTTACATGCTGGTGTAAATTTTGGAGGGGAATTTGAAAACTCTACCATACCAAATATAGACGAATTTTTGGATTACGTTAAGGATAAAAATCTACTAATAAATATTGAACTTAAAAATGGAATAATTGAATATGACAATTTGGAGAAGAGGATTATAGAAAAGATATATGAATATAAATTAAAGGATAATCTTATTCTATCCTCCTTCAATCATTATTCCATGGTAAAAGTTAAAGAGCTAGACAATAGCATAAAGACAGGACTTCTATATGCTGCTAATCTTTATAAGGTAGAAGAGTATGCCAAAAAACTTGGAGCTGATGCTGTTCATCCATATTTTCCCTCTGTCATGAAGGAAGATATAGTGAAAAATATTAAAAATAGCAAAATAGCTATAAATACTTATACCGTAAATGAAGAAGAAGATATGAAAAGACTTATAGAATTAGATATAGATGGCATTATAACTAATTATCCAGATGTACTTGGCAGGTTGATTAAGGAAGCTGATAAAAATAGTTAA
- a CDS encoding carbohydrate ABC transporter permease: protein MEKNIRKISLYGINIIFGLLSILPILYALDISLMPHDQIFTYPPKLIPTKLYFQNYIDVLKTAPILRFIVNSFVVSSIITIGQIITSCLAAFAFSFFEFKGKKIIFVIILATMMIPDESAMISNYLTIGNFGWLDTYRGLAIPFLSSAMGIFMVRQYYLTLPKEIYEAAKIDGCSNFRFFISIVFPMSKPIVGSLGVYTFLSSWNYYLWPLLVTSKDDSRTVQIGISMLQFSENQSYGLIMAGIVMVILPSIIIFIIGQKQLIEGMTSGAVKG from the coding sequence ATGGAGAAAAATATAAGAAAGATATCACTCTATGGCATAAATATAATCTTTGGATTATTGAGTATATTACCAATTTTATATGCACTGGATATTAGTCTTATGCCCCATGATCAGATATTTACTTATCCACCTAAATTAATACCTACAAAATTGTATTTTCAAAATTACATAGATGTACTTAAGACAGCTCCTATATTGAGATTTATAGTAAACAGTTTTGTTGTATCTTCAATAATAACTATAGGACAGATTATAACTTCCTGTTTAGCAGCCTTTGCTTTCTCTTTCTTCGAATTTAAGGGGAAAAAGATAATTTTTGTTATCATTCTGGCTACTATGATGATACCGGATGAATCAGCAATGATATCAAATTATCTCACAATAGGTAATTTTGGTTGGCTTGATACTTACAGGGGATTAGCTATTCCATTCTTAAGTTCTGCCATGGGAATATTCATGGTGAGACAATACTACTTGACTCTTCCTAAAGAAATATATGAAGCAGCTAAAATAGATGGCTGCAGTAATTTTAGATTTTTTATCAGCATAGTATTTCCAATGTCAAAGCCTATAGTAGGATCTTTAGGGGTTTATACCTTCTTATCCAGCTGGAATTACTATTTGTGGCCGCTGCTTGTAACAAGTAAAGATGATTCAAGAACCGTACAAATTGGTATAAGTATGCTTCAATTTTCTGAGAATCAGTCTTATGGTCTCATAATGGCAGGTATAGTAATGGTTATTTTACCTTCAATTATAATATTTATAATTGGTCAAAAGCAGCTTATAGAGGGGATGACTTCTGGTGCAGTAAAAGGTTAG
- a CDS encoding carbohydrate ABC transporter permease, whose protein sequence is MEKAAEQIEETSKQEYFTRSKIVEKKKSLSFLEPYMYIVPCLIIFIAFTYFPFFKTIYMSLHNTNAQGDISSFAGLSNYSDLFKSAGFINSILVTFKFVIVTTIPSIIIGLILALAANNKLKLKGVFSTFYAMPMAVSSSSAAIIWLLLFNPGIGFVNFVLGRSIGWLSSSFWGFIAVAVVDIWLHSCMNFIFIIAGLQNIPRELSESASIDGANYLQRLKNVILPCLSPTLFFVLVINVVSSFQAFGEINIMTQGGPAGATNVLVYSIYRDAFFNNKFATASAESIILFAIILVVTLVQFKYEQKKVFYQ, encoded by the coding sequence ATGGAAAAAGCAGCAGAGCAGATAGAAGAAACATCTAAACAAGAGTACTTTACTAGAAGTAAAATTGTAGAAAAAAAGAAAAGCTTAAGTTTTTTAGAACCCTATATGTACATAGTACCCTGTTTGATAATATTTATAGCGTTTACTTACTTTCCTTTCTTTAAAACCATATATATGAGTTTACATAATACAAATGCTCAGGGAGACATAAGTTCCTTTGCAGGATTGTCAAATTATTCAGATCTGTTTAAATCAGCTGGTTTTATAAATAGCATTTTAGTTACTTTTAAATTTGTTATTGTAACTACCATACCATCTATAATAATCGGACTTATATTGGCTCTTGCAGCTAATAATAAATTGAAGCTAAAAGGAGTATTCAGTACTTTTTATGCTATGCCCATGGCGGTATCATCTTCATCAGCAGCTATCATATGGTTACTTTTGTTTAATCCTGGTATTGGTTTTGTAAATTTTGTACTGGGAAGAAGTATAGGATGGCTAAGTAGTTCCTTTTGGGGGTTTATTGCAGTAGCTGTAGTTGATATATGGCTTCACAGCTGTATGAATTTTATATTTATAATTGCAGGACTTCAAAATATTCCAAGAGAATTGAGTGAAAGTGCTTCTATAGATGGGGCTAATTATCTTCAGCGTTTAAAAAATGTCATATTGCCTTGTCTTTCACCTACACTTTTCTTTGTATTGGTAATAAATGTTGTAAGTTCTTTTCAAGCTTTTGGAGAAATAAACATAATGACTCAGGGTGGCCCAGCAGGGGCAACCAATGTACTTGTATATTCAATTTACAGAGATGCATTTTTTAATAATAAATTTGCCACAGCTAGTGCTGAATCCATAATTTTATTTGCAATAATTCTTGTTGTAACTCTTGTTCAATTCAAGTATGAGCAGAAAAAGGTATTTTACCAATAA
- a CDS encoding ABC transporter ATP-binding protein, translating into MDGIGFKNVCKDYDGTSAIKDLNLEIKQGERIVIFGPSGCGKSTILRMIAGLESISSGELYLGDKLANAIEPGDRNIAMVFQNYALYPHLTIFDNITFGLTMNKVPKDKIKRRAFEAIRILNLFGIEKRYPKELSGGQRQRVALARALVKRAPYFLLDEPLSNLDEQLRASARGELVKMHELYKPTFVYVTHDQVEAMTIGNRIAVMDKGKLQQMDTPENVYNRPINTFVAKFIGSPSMNLINAIVIGNRLMLGSNNIEIPEVWLDIIKSSNENNIIFGVRPEHITIGNINNKNSFPIKIRYVENHGSRKCIYFYLDENEMIATVGSSYSADKLDSLYCSIDWSKVHFFHKDGSNFGYAENTKKR; encoded by the coding sequence ATGGATGGTATAGGATTCAAAAATGTATGTAAAGATTATGATGGTACAAGTGCAATAAAAGATTTAAATTTGGAAATAAAGCAGGGGGAGAGAATTGTAATTTTTGGACCTTCTGGATGCGGAAAAAGTACAATACTTAGAATGATAGCAGGCCTTGAGAGTATATCCTCAGGAGAATTATATTTAGGAGATAAATTAGCTAATGCCATAGAGCCTGGAGATAGAAATATTGCTATGGTATTTCAGAATTATGCACTTTATCCCCATTTGACTATTTTTGATAACATAACCTTTGGACTTACAATGAATAAGGTACCAAAGGATAAAATAAAAAGGAGAGCCTTTGAAGCAATTAGAATATTGAATTTATTTGGTATTGAAAAGAGGTATCCTAAGGAGCTGTCTGGGGGACAGAGGCAAAGAGTGGCACTGGCAAGAGCCTTAGTTAAGAGAGCACCCTATTTTCTTTTAGATGAGCCTCTGTCAAATTTGGATGAACAGCTTAGAGCCTCTGCCAGAGGTGAATTGGTAAAAATGCATGAATTATATAAGCCAACCTTTGTATATGTAACTCATGATCAGGTTGAGGCTATGACTATAGGGAATAGAATTGCAGTGATGGATAAGGGAAAGCTTCAGCAGATGGATACTCCCGAGAATGTTTATAACAGACCTATAAATACTTTCGTTGCAAAGTTTATAGGCTCACCCTCTATGAATTTAATTAATGCTATAGTCATTGGAAATAGATTAATGCTTGGAAGCAATAACATTGAAATACCAGAGGTATGGCTTGATATAATAAAGTCCAGCAATGAAAATAATATTATTTTTGGAGTAAGACCGGAGCACATTACTATAGGAAATATAAACAATAAGAACTCTTTCCCTATCAAAATTAGATATGTAGAAAATCATGGCAGCAGAAAATGTATATATTTTTATTTGGATGAAAATGAAATGATAGCAACTGTAGGCAGCAGCTATAGTGCTGATAAGCTGGATAGCTTATATTGCAGTATTGACTGGTCAAAGGTGCATTTTTTCCATAAAGATGGCAGTAATTTCGGCTATGCTGAAAATACAAAAAAGAGATAG
- a CDS encoding ABC transporter substrate-binding protein has translation MKKKLISILLASFLVGSIFTGCSSSNSAQASDKPVEITFWHSMSGKNGQAITKMVDDFNSTHKNIKVNAQFQGKYDDAINKLKSAEKVKNGPDVMQVYDIGTRFMIDSGWALPVQNFIDDEKYDISGIEPNIAGYYTVNNKLYSMPFNTSTPILYYNKDAFKAAGLDPNSPPKTFSELEQAAAKLTKKDGSGKVTQYGYAMAIYGWFFEQFVVKQGQNYANNDNGRTSAPTAVEFDKNGAGLKVLNEWKKLVDSGNAANFGRDEDATENAFLAGKTAMYIESTADLSADLTAIGNKFQLGTAPLPSFDGVKDGGVSIGGASLWALDSKDKDKQKATWEFMKYMVSPTEQAYWASQTGYFPVTKKAYDEQVMKDNLAQKPQFQTAIDQLHASPKTAKGALMSVFPEARQTIESNIEQMLQSNKSPEDTVKSAADSINASIKKYNEDNKK, from the coding sequence ATGAAAAAGAAACTCATAAGTATACTGTTGGCTTCATTCTTAGTAGGAAGTATATTTACAGGCTGCAGCAGTTCAAACAGTGCACAAGCAAGTGATAAGCCAGTGGAAATTACATTTTGGCATTCAATGTCAGGTAAAAATGGTCAGGCAATTACTAAAATGGTAGATGATTTTAACAGTACTCACAAGAATATAAAGGTTAATGCTCAATTCCAGGGTAAATATGATGATGCAATAAACAAGTTGAAAAGTGCAGAGAAAGTAAAAAATGGACCGGATGTAATGCAGGTATATGATATAGGTACAAGATTTATGATAGACAGCGGCTGGGCTTTACCAGTGCAGAATTTTATAGATGACGAAAAATATGATATATCAGGTATAGAGCCAAATATAGCAGGATATTATACTGTTAATAATAAGCTTTATTCCATGCCTTTTAATACATCTACACCTATACTTTACTACAATAAGGATGCATTCAAAGCAGCAGGTTTAGATCCTAATAGTCCTCCAAAGACATTTTCAGAATTAGAGCAGGCTGCAGCAAAATTGACTAAGAAAGATGGATCAGGAAAGGTTACTCAGTATGGATATGCCATGGCTATCTATGGTTGGTTCTTTGAACAGTTTGTAGTTAAACAGGGACAAAATTATGCAAATAATGATAATGGTAGAACAAGCGCACCTACAGCTGTAGAATTTGATAAAAATGGTGCAGGACTTAAAGTGTTGAATGAATGGAAAAAACTTGTTGATTCAGGTAATGCGGCTAATTTCGGAAGAGATGAAGACGCTACAGAAAATGCATTTTTAGCAGGTAAAACAGCAATGTACATTGAATCTACAGCAGATTTATCAGCAGATTTAACGGCTATTGGAAATAAATTTCAGCTTGGAACAGCACCACTTCCATCCTTTGATGGTGTAAAAGACGGCGGAGTTTCTATAGGTGGAGCTTCTCTATGGGCACTTGACAGTAAGGATAAAGACAAGCAAAAAGCAACTTGGGAATTTATGAAATATATGGTATCACCTACAGAACAAGCATATTGGGCTTCCCAAACAGGTTATTTCCCAGTTACAAAGAAAGCTTATGATGAGCAGGTAATGAAGGATAATTTGGCTCAAAAACCACAGTTCCAAACTGCTATAGACCAGCTTCATGCATCACCAAAAACAGCTAAGGGAGCTTTAATGTCAGTATTCCCAGAAGCAAGACAAACTATAGAATCAAATATAGAACAAATGCTTCAAAGCAATAAGAGTCCTGAGGATACTGTAAAGAGTGCAGCTGATAGTATAAATGCATCTATAAAGAAATACAACGAAGATAATAAGAAGTAG
- the queD gene encoding 6-carboxytetrahydropterin synthase QueD, whose translation MFSYEVVKKVKFDAAHFIPEYQGKCRNIHGHTWFVEAGVKGNKLQNGMLFDFTILKKELKNICDEFDHKFLNELEEFKELPPTAENIGRVIYEKIENKLEDGLELSFIKVFENPDSWVIVTKDK comes from the coding sequence ATGTTTAGTTATGAAGTAGTTAAAAAAGTTAAATTTGATGCGGCACATTTTATACCAGAATACCAGGGAAAGTGTAGAAATATCCATGGACATACCTGGTTCGTAGAAGCAGGGGTAAAGGGAAATAAATTACAGAATGGAATGCTATTTGACTTTACTATTCTGAAGAAGGAATTAAAAAATATATGTGATGAATTTGATCATAAATTTTTAAATGAGCTGGAAGAGTTTAAAGAACTTCCGCCTACAGCAGAAAATATAGGAAGAGTTATATATGAAAAGATTGAAAATAAGCTTGAGGATGGATTAGAACTTAGCTTTATAAAAGTATTTGAAAATCCAGACTCTTGGGTTATTGTCACTAAAGATAAGTAG
- the hisS gene encoding histidine--tRNA ligase, with protein MNNNIIKPSILPGFMELLPGEQEKFNDIVNKILQVYEKNGCLAIDTPIIEKAEVLLAKTGGETEKQVYSFKKGKNELALRFDLTVPFARYAAQYYNELTFPFRRYQLGKVYRGERNQKGRYREFYQCDVDVIGRNKLSINNDAWVISLASKAFKSIGLENYKFQISNRKILKGILNELEIDNSKDVMILIDKYDKIGKLSFDEELTELIGKDKSEYLSNVLDIKGKNEEILEALLKLNVKNNYFMEGVKELEKVKQVLEILGVQDKEFTINLKIIRGLDYYTGTVFETLLIGNEGYGSVCSGGRYDNLAENYTDNILPGVGISIGITRLFFVLKEIGFLDNYNIKKKLEYLIIPIDDTLEYCGAVMKKLQEKGIGAAIYLEDDSLKKKMNYANKLGVENVVLIGEEEVMKNEVKIKNMNLGKEIRVKLEEL; from the coding sequence ATGAACAATAATATAATTAAGCCAAGTATATTACCAGGTTTTATGGAGCTATTACCAGGAGAGCAGGAAAAGTTTAATGACATAGTAAATAAAATACTTCAGGTCTATGAGAAAAATGGATGTCTGGCTATAGATACGCCAATAATAGAAAAGGCTGAGGTTTTACTTGCCAAAACAGGAGGAGAAACAGAAAAGCAGGTTTACAGCTTTAAAAAAGGAAAAAATGAGCTGGCATTGAGATTTGATTTAACAGTACCCTTTGCCAGATACGCAGCTCAATATTACAATGAGTTAACCTTTCCCTTTAGAAGATATCAGCTGGGAAAGGTTTATAGGGGAGAGAGAAATCAAAAGGGAAGATATAGAGAGTTTTATCAGTGTGATGTAGATGTAATAGGTAGGAATAAACTAAGTATAAATAATGATGCCTGGGTTATAAGTTTAGCATCAAAGGCATTTAAATCTATAGGGCTAGAAAACTATAAATTTCAAATAAGTAATAGAAAAATACTAAAGGGCATATTAAATGAGTTAGAAATAGATAATTCCAAAGATGTAATGATATTAATTGATAAATATGATAAAATCGGAAAATTAAGTTTTGATGAGGAACTTACAGAATTAATTGGTAAGGATAAAAGCGAATATTTAAGCAATGTATTAGATATTAAAGGAAAGAATGAAGAAATATTAGAAGCATTATTAAAGCTCAATGTTAAAAATAATTATTTTATGGAAGGTGTTAAGGAGCTTGAAAAAGTAAAACAGGTATTGGAAATTTTAGGTGTACAGGATAAAGAATTTACAATCAATTTAAAGATTATAAGAGGTTTGGATTATTATACTGGAACTGTTTTTGAGACACTATTAATAGGCAATGAGGGCTATGGCTCTGTTTGTTCAGGGGGAAGGTATGATAACCTAGCTGAAAACTATACAGATAATATATTACCTGGAGTTGGAATTTCCATAGGAATAACAAGGTTATTTTTTGTTTTAAAGGAAATAGGATTTCTTGATAATTATAATATAAAGAAAAAGCTGGAATATTTAATAATACCAATAGATGATACACTGGAATATTGCGGCGCTGTAATGAAAAAGCTGCAGGAAAAGGGCATTGGAGCTGCTATATATCTTGAAGATGATTCCTTAAAGAAAAAAATGAACTATGCTAATAAGCTGGGAGTAGAAAATGTAGTATTAATTGGAGAAGAAGAGGTAATGAAAAATGAAGTAAAAATAAAAAATATGAATTTAGGGAAGGAAATTAGGGTGAAGCTTGAAGAATTGTAA
- a CDS encoding carbohydrate ABC transporter permease, with translation MKINKKEIKWHVLLWIIVIFEIFPLLFMIATSFKPLNQVFTDTLNIIPTSPTLKNYKYIADNLPILNYIGNTFIIAAVMTIAKTVTSILAAYVFAYKNFNGKNILYSILLLTMFVPLTVTMIPNYIIMSHTGLLNSNIAVVLPQLADALGIFLMRQSMRTVPKSFIEVARLEKVSEIKILSKVILPLIRNSIMSMGIIFFINSWNEYFWPMLILKNKDKFTLPLALQSFISPGGGNDWGVAMAVACLTVLLPMVLYIICQRFIINTFMNSGIKG, from the coding sequence ATGAAAATTAATAAAAAAGAAATAAAATGGCATGTACTTTTATGGATAATAGTTATTTTTGAAATATTTCCATTACTTTTTATGATAGCTACTTCCTTTAAGCCTTTAAATCAGGTATTTACGGACACACTTAATATAATACCTACTAGTCCTACTCTAAAAAATTACAAGTATATAGCAGATAATCTGCCTATCTTGAATTATATAGGCAATACCTTTATTATAGCAGCAGTGATGACTATAGCAAAAACAGTTACATCCATTCTTGCAGCCTATGTATTTGCGTATAAAAATTTTAATGGGAAAAATATTCTCTATTCTATTTTACTGTTAACTATGTTTGTACCCCTTACTGTTACCATGATACCAAATTACATAATAATGTCCCATACAGGGCTTTTAAATAGCAATATTGCTGTGGTTTTGCCACAATTGGCAGATGCTCTTGGTATATTTTTAATGAGACAGAGTATGAGAACTGTGCCAAAGTCTTTTATTGAGGTAGCTAGACTGGAGAAGGTGTCGGAGATAAAGATATTGTCAAAGGTAATATTACCTCTTATAAGAAATTCAATAATGTCCATGGGAATAATATTTTTCATAAATTCCTGGAATGAATATTTCTGGCCAATGCTTATATTAAAAAATAAGGATAAGTTTACACTTCCACTGGCACTGCAGTCTTTTATAAGTCCTGGAGGTGGAAATGACTGGGGTGTTGCCATGGCTGTAGCTTGTTTAACAGTTCTGCTTCCAATGGTGCTATATATAATTTGCCAGAGATTCATAATAAATACTTTTATGAATTCTGGAATTAAAGGGTAA
- a CDS encoding NADH:flavin oxidoreductase, translating to MPHLLTPLVTKKLTLSNRLVMPPMETAKSKGDGKVTEELLYYNVKELKMY from the coding sequence ATGCCACATTTATTAACACCGCTTGTAACAAAAAAATTAACTTTAAGTAATCGTCTTGTTATGCCACCTATGGAAACTGCTAAATCCAAAGGTGATGGAAAGGTAACTGAGGAACTATTATATTATAATGTAAAAGAATTAAAAATGTATTGA